The following proteins are co-located in the Odocoileus virginianus isolate 20LAN1187 ecotype Illinois unplaced genomic scaffold, Ovbor_1.2 Unplaced_Scaffold_18, whole genome shotgun sequence genome:
- the PLXNB3 gene encoding plexin-B3 isoform X4 gives MPLLLPSARGPEMAPWCLLGARLLLVMPLLCLPPALTRVHHFSAPNTTLHHLALAPGQGALYVGAVNRLFQLSPELQLESVAITGPVLDSPDCVPFRDPAECPQAQLMDNTNQLLLVSGRARELVACGQVRQGVCEKRRLEDVAELLYRAEDPGDGQFVAANTLGVSTVGLVVSGPDQDLLLVARGLAGKLSAGVPPLTVRQLAGPQPFSSEGLGRLVVGDLSDYNNSYVAALADAQSAYFVFRRRGDRAQAEYRSYVARVCLRDANLYSYVEVPLSCRGHGLIQAAALAPGALLGAFAAGPRGVQAALCAFSLAELDASMERARRLCYTAGGRGPSGAEEATVEYGVTSRCVTLPPDSPESYPCGDEHTPSPIAGRQPVEAGPLLQLEHSISAVAALQADGQTIAFLGDVRGQLHKVFLNGTQGQVYHSQQVGTPGSAISPDLLVDSSSSHLYVLTSQQVTRIPVAACPQLLDCSSCLQAQDPLCGWCVLQGRCTRKSQCRRATQPNQWLWTYENSLCLHIQSVLPAYHPRQEQGQVTLLVPRLPTLAVDEYFHCAFGNYDSLAHVEGPQLACVTPPQDQLPLNPPGTDHITLPLVLMFEDVPVAATNFSFYDCGAVAALEAAAPCHACVGSLWRCHWCPQSSHCVYGERCPEGERTIYSTQEADTQVRGPRACPQVEGLVGPLLVPVGWESRLALRVQNLQHFQGLPASYHCWLELPGQLQRLPASLEEVAGDSGLIHCQAQQFQPSMVQRELPVPIYVTRGEGQRLDNARTLHVTLYDCAVGHPDCSHCQAANGSLGCLWCSHGQPACRYGPLCPPGAVEPLCPTPRIETVEPLTGPPEGGLVLTIQGSNLGRDFADVQDAVSVAGRPCRPEPSLYRISTRIVCVTSPAPNRTMGPIQVAIKGRPPGISTQYFTYQDPVLLSLSPQRGPQAGGTQLTIHGQHLQTGGNISAFVGSQPCPIQEPVCPEAIVCHTMPQAIPGDAVVRVVFGQAQRLLLASPFHYTANPQLVAAEPSVSFRGGGRLIRVRGTSLDVVQQPLLSVWLETSEGAAVKLQSQDPTPRSGCKAPAAAPQACIKLERGWLQCSSVCSINSSTLLLCRSPAVPDMASPRRVFFSLDNVHVDFASASGGQDFLYQPNPRLTPLHREGGPTGPYRLKPGHVLDVEGEGLNLAISKEEVRVHIGDGECLVKTLTLTHLYCEPPPRVPQPSNGSGTLLQFVVQMGNVRLALGPVQYEVEPVLSAFPVEAQVGLGIGAALLIAAVLLLTLMYRHKSKQALRDYQKVLVQLESLEIGVGDQCRKEFTDPGGSRPADLMTEMTDLSSDLEASGIPFVDYRTYAERVLFPGRGGGTLQPAVEGLGEEGHRAPVHQGLMQLSNLLNSKLFLLTLIHTLEGQPSFSQRDRCHVASLLSLALHSKLEYLTEIMRTLLSDLASHYVRKNPKLMLRRTETMAEKLLTNWVSICLYAFLREVAGEPMYMLLRAIQYQVDKGPVDAVTGKAKRTLNDSRLLREDVEFRALTLMVLAGPGPGGPSRSNVALHIPTRVLDTDTITQVKEKVLDQIYKGTPFSQRPSAHTLDLEWRSGLAGHLTLSDEDVTSVTQNRWKRLNTLQHYKVPDGATVRLIPQLHNGGGVISQSLAPNCPSGENTPMLEDSEEGGIRLWHLVKTPEEPEVAKARRSSLRDRDRERVRAKAIPEIYLTRLLSMKGTLQKFVDDTFQAILSVNRPVPIAVKYLFDFLDELAEKHSIEDPETLHIWKTNSLLLRFWVNTLKNPQLIFDVRVSDNVDAVLAVIAQTFMDSCTVSEHKVGRDSPVNKLLYAREIPRYKQMVERYYSDIRQSPPASYQEMNSALTELSGNYTSAPHCLQALQELYTHIHRYYDQIIGALEEDPVGQKMQLACRLQQIAALVENKVTDL, from the exons TGCTGGGTGCCCGCCTGCTGCTCGTGATGCCGCTGCTGTGCCTGCCACCCGCCCTAACCAGGGTGCACCACTTCTCGGCGCCCAACACCACCCTCCACCACTTGGCGCTGGCACCAGGCCAGGGGGCGCTCTACGTGGGTGCGGTGAATCGCCTCTTCCAACTTAGCCCAGAGCTGCAGCTGGAGTCAGTGGCCATTACGGGTCCCGTCCTCGACAGCCCCGACTGCGTGCCCTTCAGGGACCCAGCCGAGTGCCCGCAGGCCCAGCTCATGGACAACACCAATCAGCTGCTGCTGGTCAGCGGGCGGGCCCGGGAGCTGGTGGCCTGCGGGCAGGTGCGGCAGGGCGTGTGCGAGAAGCGCCGGCTGGAGGACGTGGCAGAACTCCTCTACCGGGCCGAGGACCCAGGCGACGGGCAGTTCGTGGCCGCCAACACCCTGGGGGTGTCCACAGTTGGCCTGGTGGTGTCTGGACCCGACCAGGACCTCCTGCTGGTGGCCCGGGGCCTGGCGGGCAAGCTGTCAGCGGGGGTGCCACCCCTGACGGTGCGCCAGCTGGCCGGGCCACAGCCCTTCTCCAGCGAGGGCCTGGGCCGCCTGGTGGTGGGTGACCTCTCCGACTACAACAACAGCTATGTGGCGGCCCTCGCCGACGCCCAGTCGGCCTACTTTGTCTTTCGGCGCCGTGGGGACCGGGCACAGGCTGAGTATCGCTCGTACGTGGCCCGGGTCTGCCTGAGGGACGCCAACCTCTACTCCTACGTGGAGGTGCCCCTCAGCTGCCGGGGCCATGGGCTCATCCAGGCTGCCGCCCTTGCCCCAGGTGCCTTACTGGGGGCCTTTGCCGCCGGCCCGAGGGGGGTGCAGGCGGCCCTGTGCGCCTTTTCCCTGGCCGAGCTGGATGCCAGCATGGAGCGGGCCCGGCGCCTCTGCTACACGGCGGGTGGCCGGGGCCCCAGCGGTGCCGAGGAAGCCACCGTGGAATACGGTGTAACGTCGCGCTGTGTCACCCTGCCGCCC GACTCCCCGGAGTCATACCCCTGTGGTGATGAACACACGCCCAGCCCCATTGCAGGCCGCCAGCCCGTGGAGGCAGGGCCTCTGCTGCAGCTCGAACACTCCATCAGTGCTGTTGCGGCCCTCCAGGCAGATGGACAGACAATCGCCTTCCTGGGGGACGTCCGAGGTCAGCTGCACAAG GTCTTTCTCAATGGCACCCAAGGCCAGGTGTACCACTCACAGCAAGTGGGGACCCCGGGCTCGGCCATCAGCCCCGACCTGCTCgtggacagcagcagcagccacctcTACGTGCTGACGTCCCAGCAG GTGACCCGGATACCCGTGGCAGCCTGCCCACAGCTCCTGGACTGCAGCAGCTGCCTCCAGGCCCAGGACCCTCTGTGCGGCTGGTGTGTCCTGCAGGGCAG GTGTACCCGCAAGAGCCAATGCAGGCGGGCAACCCAGCCCAACCAGTGGCTGTGGACGTACGAGAACAGCCTCTGTCTGCACATCCAGAGTGTGCTACCGGCCTACCACCCCCGCCAGGAGCAGGGCCAG GTCACCTTATTGGTACCCCGGCTGCCCACCCTGGCTGTGGATGAATACTTCCATTGTGCCTTTGGCAACTATGACAGCTTGGCTCATGTGGAAGGGCCCCAGTTGGCCTGCGTCACCCCTCCCCAGGACCAGCTGCCACTGAACCCTCCAGGCACAG ACCACATCACCTTGCCCCTGGTCCTGATGTTCGAGGACGTGCCCGTGGCTGCCACCAACTTCTCCTTCTATGACTGTGGCGCAGTTGCAGCCCTGGAGGCAGCTGCCCC GTGCCATGCTTGTGTGGGCAGCCTCTGGCGCTGCCACTGGTGCCCCCAGAGCAGCCACTGTGTGTATGGAGAACGCTGTCCAGAGGGTGAGAGGACCATCTACAGCACCCAAGAG GCGGACACCCAGGTGCGTGGCCCGCGGGCTTGTCCTCAGGTCGAGGGCCTGGTGGGCCCCCTCCTGGTGCCGGTGGGCTGGGAGAGCCGTTTGGCCCTCCGCGTACAGAATCTTCAGCATTTCCAG GGCTTGCCTGCCTCCTACCACTGCTGGCTGGAGCTTCCCGGACAACTGCAGAGGCTGCCAGcgtccctggaggaggtggctgggGACTCGGGCCTCATTCATTGCCAGGCCCAGCAG TTCCAGCCCTCCATGGTCCAGCGGGAGCTCCCAGTGCCCATCTACGTCACCCGGGGCGAGGGCCAGCGGCTGGACAATGCCCGCACTCTTCATG TGACCCTGTACGACTGTGCCGTGGGCCACCCTGACTGCAGCCACTGCCAGGCAGCCAACGGGAGTCTGGGCTGCCTGTGGTGCAGCCATGGCCAGCCTGCCTGTCGCTATGGACCACTGTGCCCACCTGGAGCCGTGGAACCACTGTGTCCCACACCCAGGATCGAGACT GTTGAGCCCCTGACTGGCCCCCCTGAGGGCGGATTGGTCCTCACCATCCAGGGCTCCAACCTGGGCAGGGACTTTGCCGACGTGCAGGACGCCGTGAGCGTGGCCGGCCGGCCCTGCAGGCCTGAGCCATCTCTCTACCGCATCTCAACCCG GATCGTGTGTGTCACATCGCCTGCCCCCAACCGCACGATGGGGCCAATCCAAGTGGCCATCAAGGGGCGGCCCCCAGGCATCTCAACCCAGTACTTCACCTACCAG GACCCTGTCCTGCTGAGCCTGAGTCCCCAGCGGGGCCCCCAGGCAGGGGGAACCCAGCTCACCATCCACGGACAGCACCTCCAAACAGGAGGCAACATCAGCGCCTTTGTGGGCAGCCAACCCTGCCCTAT CCAGGAGCCGGTGTGTCCTGAGGCCATCGTGTGCCACACCATGCCCCAGGCTATCCCAGGAGACGCGGTGGTCCGAGTGGTCTTCGGCCAGGCCCAGCGCTTGCTACTCGCCAGCCCCTTCCACTATACTGCCAACCCCCAGCTTGTGGCAGCTGAGCCCAGTGTCAGCTTCCGGGG GGGCGGGCGGTTGATCCGAGTCAGGGGCACGAGCCTGGACGTGGTACAGCAGCCCCTGCTATCCGTGTGGCTGGAGACCTCGGAGGGGGCGGCTGTGAAGCTGCAGTCCCAGGACCCAACCCCAAGGAGCGGCTGCAAGGCTCCAGCTGCTGCCCCCCAGGCTTGTATCAAGCTGGAGCGGGGCTGGCTGCAG TGCTCCAGCGTGTGCTCCATCAACTCGTCCACCCTCCTCCTCTGCCGGAGCCCCGCGGTGCCAGACATGGCGAGCCCCCGGCGGGTCTTCTTCAGCCTGGACAACGTGCATGTGGATTTTGCAAGCGCCAGTGGGGGCCAGGACTTCCTGTACCAGCCCAACCCTCGGCTGACCCCCCTCCACCGCGAGGGTGGGCCCACTGGCCCCTACCGCCTCAAGCCAGGCCACGTGCTCGATGTGGAG GGAGAGGGCCTCAACCTGGCCATCAGCAAGGAGGAAGTCCGCGTGCACATCGGTGATGGCGAGTGCCTGGTGAAGACACTAACGCTCACCCACCTGTACTGTGAGCCGCCCCCCCGGGTCCCACAGCCCAGCAACGGCTCGGGCACCCTGCTGCAGTTTGTG gtGCAAATGGGCAACGTGCGCCTGGCACTGGGCCCAGTCCAGTACGAGGTGGAACCCGTGCTGTCTGCCTTCCCCGTGGAGGCCCAGGTGGGCCTGGGCATAGGTGCAGCCCTGCTGATCGCTGCCGTGCTCCTCCTGACCCTCATGTACAG GCACAAGAGCAAGCAAGCCCTGCGAGACTACCAGAAGGTTCTGGTGCAGCTGGAGAGCCTGGAGATCGGCGTGGGTGACCAGTGCCGCAAGGAGTTCacag ACCCAGGTGGCTCCCGGCCTGCAGACCTGATGACAGAGATGACTGACCTCAGCAGCGACCTGGAGGCCAGCGGGATCCCCTTTGTGGACTACCGCACCTACGCCGAGCGGGTCCTCTTCCCCGGGCGTGGTGGTGGCACCCTGCAGCCGGCCGTCGAGGGGCTGGGCGAAGAGGGTCACCGTGCACCCGTGCACCAGGGCCTCATGCAGCTCTCCAACCTACTCAACAGCAAGCTCTTCCTCCTGACC CTCATCCACACCCTGGAGGGGCAACCCAGCTTCTCACAGCGGGACCGCTGCCACGTGGCCTCGCTGCTGTCCCTGGCACTGCACAGCAAACTCGAGTACCTGACCGAGATCATGAGGACGCTGCTCAGTGACCTGGCCTCCCATTACGTGCGCAAGAACCCCAAGCTCATGCTACGCAG GACGGAGACCATGGCGGAGAAGCTGCTCACCAATTGGGTGTCCATCTGCCTGTACGCCTTCCTGAGG GAGGTGGCTGGTGAACCAATGTACATGCTCCTCCGGGCCATCCAGTACCAGGTGGATAAGGGCCCCGTGGACGCGGTGACAGGCAAGGCAAAACGAACCCTGAACGACAGCCGCCTACTGCGGGAGGACGTGGAATTCCGGGCCCTGACGCTGATGGTGCTGGCCGGCCCGGGGCCAGGCGGGCCATCAAGGAGCAACGTAGCACTGCACATCCCCACCCGGGTGCTCGACACGGACACGATCACTCAGGTCAAGGAGAAGGTGTTGGATCAGATCTACAAGGGCACCCCGTTTTCCCAGAGGCCCTCGGCGCACACCCTGGATCTCG AGTGGCGCTCGGGCCTGGCGGGTCACCTCACCCTGTCAGATGAGGACGTGACGTCAGTGACTCAGAACCGCTGGAAGAGACTCAACACCCTGCAGCACTACAAG gtcCCAGATGGAGCCACGGTGAGGCTCATCCCCCAGCTGCACAACGGAGGAGGTgtcatctcccagagcctggccCCCAACTGCCCATCGGGGGAGA ACACCCCCATGCTGGAGGATAGCGAGGAGGGTGGGATCCGTCTGTGGCACCTGGTGAAAACCCCCGAGGAGCCGGAGGTGGCCAAGGCACGGCGGAGCAGCCTGAGGGACCGGGACCGGGAGCGAGTGCGGGCCAAGGCCATCCCGGAGATCTACCTGACACGCCTGCTGTCCATGAAG GGCACGCTGCAGAAGTTTGTCGATGACACCTTCCAAGCCATCCTCAGCGTTAACCGGCCCGTGCCCATCGCCGTCAAGTACCTGTTTGACTTCCTGGATGAGCTGGCCGAGAAACACAGCATTGAGGACCCAGAGACCTTGCACATCTGGAAGACGAACAG CCTGTTGCTGCGGTTCTGGGTGAACACCTTGAAGAACCCGCAGCTCATCTTTGACGTGCGGGTGTCAGACAACGTGGACGCGGTCCTCGCCGTCATCGCCCAGACCTTCATGGACTCCTGCACAGTCTCGGAGCATAAAGTGGGCCGG GATTCCCCAGTGAACAAACTGCTCTACGCCCGGGAGATCCCTCGCTACAAGCAGATGGTAGAGAG ATACTACTCTGATATCCGCCAGAGCCCTCCAGCAAGCTACCAGGAGATGAACTCGGCTCTTACTGAGCTCTCGGGG AATTACACTTCGGCTCCCCACTGCCTGCAAGCTCTGCAAGAACTCTACACCCACATCCACAGGTACTACGACCAG ATCATTGGTGCCCTGGAGGAAGACCCTGTGGGCCAGAAGATGCAACTGGCCTGCCGCCTACAGCAGATCGCTGCGCTGGTAGAGAACAAGGTGACCGATCTGTGA